The Planococcus liqunii genome includes a region encoding these proteins:
- a CDS encoding threonine aldolase family protein — protein sequence MTLKMFASDNNSGIHPAILEAIAEANSGHAPAYGADSYTADAIRKFKEHFGEECEVLFVFNGTGANVTGLKAMVRSHQAIICTNGAHIHADEGGAAEGFIGGKLLTVPSVDGKLTVDGIAEQLHHIGNQQRSQPKAVSISQCTELGTVYTIEEIKAITSFAHANGLYVHMDGARLSNAAAYLGCTFKEMTVDAGVDMLAFGGTKNGLMLGEAVVCFNKALASELTYIRKQGMQLGSKMRFIATQFERLLTDDLWLENARHANRMAQLLADGLQKFPDTALTQPVESNAVFISLPIEQIGQLQKTYAFALWNAAINEIRLVTSFDTTEEDIHEFLSHVEKTYS from the coding sequence ATGACCTTAAAAATGTTTGCAAGCGACAATAATTCAGGAATCCACCCAGCCATTCTCGAAGCCATAGCAGAAGCCAACAGCGGCCATGCCCCGGCTTATGGCGCCGACTCTTATACAGCGGACGCCATCCGCAAATTCAAGGAACATTTCGGCGAAGAGTGCGAAGTGCTGTTTGTGTTTAACGGCACCGGCGCCAATGTTACCGGCTTAAAAGCAATGGTGCGCTCTCATCAGGCCATTATCTGCACGAATGGCGCCCACATCCATGCCGATGAAGGCGGGGCTGCCGAAGGCTTTATCGGCGGAAAACTGCTGACGGTTCCGTCTGTAGACGGCAAGCTGACAGTCGACGGGATTGCCGAGCAATTGCACCATATCGGCAACCAGCAGCGAAGCCAGCCAAAAGCTGTTTCCATTTCACAATGCACCGAACTTGGAACCGTTTATACAATCGAAGAAATCAAAGCCATCACTTCTTTTGCTCATGCGAACGGCCTCTACGTGCATATGGACGGCGCTCGGCTCAGTAATGCAGCGGCCTACCTTGGCTGCACGTTCAAAGAAATGACCGTGGATGCCGGCGTCGATATGCTGGCGTTCGGCGGCACCAAAAATGGATTGATGCTTGGCGAAGCCGTGGTGTGCTTCAATAAAGCACTGGCGTCGGAATTGACCTACATCCGCAAACAAGGCATGCAATTGGGTTCGAAAATGCGCTTTATTGCAACTCAATTTGAGCGTTTACTGACGGATGATTTATGGCTTGAAAATGCCCGCCATGCCAACCGGATGGCACAGTTGCTGGCAGATGGTCTGCAGAAATTTCCGGATACCGCGCTCACCCAGCCGGTTGAATCAAACGCCGTTTTCATTTCCCTGCCAATAGAGCAGATTGGCCAGCTCCAAAAAACTTATGCCTTTGCCTTATGGAATGCGGCCATCAACGAAATCCGGCTGGTGACTTCTTTTGACACCACCGAAGAAGATATTCACGAGTTTCTTTCCCACGTCGAAAAAACCTATTCCTAA
- a CDS encoding formate--tetrahydrofolate ligase, which yields MAFTDLSIAMDAKMLPIQEIAERAGIPGEALEQYGNYKAKINVDLLPPAESLGKVVLVTAISPTPAGEGKSTVTVGLADALKQLEESVVVALREPSLGPVMGVKGGATGGGFAQVLPMEDINLHFTGDIHAITSANNALAAFIDNHLHQGNALNIDPRRITWKRALDINDRALREVTIGLGGPTQGVPRQDGFDITVASEIMAVLCLATSLEDLKERLSLMVVGYTYQKEPVMVRDLGVEGALALLLKDAFKPNLVQTIEGTPAIIHGGPFANIAHGCNSLVATQTARRLADVVVTEAGFGADLGAEKFMHIKSRKGDFHPDAVVIVATVRALKMHGGVAKTELAEANHEAVRRGMVNLAKHVDTVRQFGIEPVVALNRFITDTDIELAEIFSWAKAEGVQVALTNVWEQGGKGGLELAKLVLQELERPKDFMRLYDETDSVEEKLRTIVQKVYGGADVQLTDAAQKQLAELKKFGWDELPICMAKTQYSLSDQPKLLGRPEGFTITVREIMPKLGAGFLVCLTGDIMTMPGLPKQPAALKMDVGADGKAIGLF from the coding sequence ATGGCATTTACGGATTTGTCGATAGCTATGGATGCAAAAATGTTGCCGATACAAGAAATCGCTGAGCGCGCGGGAATTCCGGGTGAAGCTCTTGAACAATACGGAAATTATAAAGCAAAAATTAATGTCGATTTATTGCCGCCTGCGGAAAGTCTTGGGAAAGTAGTGCTCGTCACCGCAATCAGTCCGACGCCGGCCGGGGAAGGGAAATCAACCGTGACAGTTGGACTGGCTGATGCATTAAAGCAGCTGGAAGAATCCGTTGTTGTCGCGTTGCGCGAACCGTCCTTAGGGCCGGTGATGGGTGTAAAAGGTGGAGCGACGGGCGGAGGCTTTGCGCAAGTGCTGCCAATGGAAGACATCAACTTACACTTTACAGGGGATATCCATGCCATTACCTCGGCAAACAATGCCCTGGCTGCGTTTATTGACAACCACTTGCACCAAGGCAATGCGCTGAACATTGACCCCCGGCGCATCACTTGGAAACGTGCGCTCGATATCAACGACCGGGCACTCCGTGAAGTGACGATCGGCCTAGGCGGGCCTACGCAAGGTGTTCCCCGGCAGGACGGGTTTGATATAACGGTCGCTTCTGAAATCATGGCCGTCTTGTGCCTGGCGACCTCATTAGAAGATTTAAAAGAGCGTTTGTCCCTGATGGTCGTTGGCTACACATACCAGAAAGAACCGGTGATGGTGCGCGACTTGGGCGTTGAAGGTGCGCTTGCGCTGTTATTGAAAGATGCTTTCAAACCGAATCTGGTGCAGACCATTGAAGGGACGCCGGCGATTATCCACGGCGGACCGTTCGCCAATATTGCCCACGGCTGCAACTCGCTTGTGGCCACCCAGACAGCCAGAAGATTGGCTGATGTTGTCGTGACGGAAGCCGGATTCGGGGCGGACTTGGGCGCTGAGAAATTTATGCACATCAAATCCCGCAAAGGCGATTTTCATCCGGATGCTGTGGTCATTGTCGCAACGGTACGGGCGCTGAAGATGCACGGCGGCGTTGCAAAAACGGAATTGGCAGAAGCAAACCATGAAGCGGTAAGACGCGGCATGGTCAATTTGGCCAAGCATGTAGACACCGTTCGCCAGTTCGGGATCGAACCGGTTGTTGCATTGAACCGCTTTATCACAGATACAGACATTGAACTTGCTGAAATTTTCAGCTGGGCCAAGGCCGAAGGTGTCCAGGTCGCGTTGACGAATGTATGGGAACAAGGCGGAAAAGGCGGCTTGGAATTGGCCAAACTGGTCCTGCAGGAACTGGAGCGGCCGAAAGACTTTATGCGCCTCTATGATGAAACCGATTCCGTGGAAGAAAAACTTCGGACAATCGTACAGAAAGTTTACGGCGGTGCGGATGTCCAATTGACAGATGCCGCACAAAAGCAATTGGCAGAATTGAAGAAGTTCGGCTGGGATGAGTTGCCGATCTGTATGGCGAAAACCCAGTATTCCTTATCGGATCAGCCGAAATTGCTTGGGCGGCCGGAAGGCTTTACAATCACTGTCCGTGAAATCATGCCGAAACTTGGAGCAGGGTTCCTAGTTTGCCTGACCGGCGACATCATGACAATGCCCGGCTTGCCAAAGCAGCCGGCTGCCTTGAAGATGGACGTTGGAGCAGACGGCAAAGCGATTGGATTATTTTAA
- the tatA gene encoding twin-arginine translocase TatA/TatE family subunit: MPNIGVPGLILILIIALVIFGPAKLPQLGRAAGQTLREFKNSTKGIMDDVTEEFKADEEPNKEKHVELTKKQ, encoded by the coding sequence ATGCCAAACATCGGCGTACCGGGATTAATCTTAATCCTTATCATTGCTTTGGTTATTTTTGGGCCAGCTAAATTGCCGCAATTGGGGCGTGCAGCAGGACAAACCTTGAGAGAGTTCAAAAACTCAACAAAAGGCATCATGGATGATGTAACCGAAGAGTTTAAAGCGGACGAAGAGCCTAACAAAGAAAAACATGTAGAATTGACTAAAAAACAATAA
- the tatC gene encoding twin-arginine translocase subunit TatC, with protein MEQEYTVVEHLTELRKRLVIISLAFVVSLGIGFAIATRILNFIKMQPTAANVEWNVFGFTDGIMIYFKCALLLAILITLPIALHQIWLFVRPGLSQAEAKGTAWFIPASFFLFLAGVSFSYFIMFPMMLNFMSNINQSIGATETYGMNQYFSFLFNLVIPVGIVFEMPIVIMFLTKLGIVTPASLRKMRKVAYFGLVVLGVLISPPDFISDILIIVPLLILFEVSIVISSWTVKRTNKRVAEMALKE; from the coding sequence ATGGAGCAGGAATATACCGTTGTTGAGCATTTAACCGAGTTAAGAAAACGCCTGGTCATTATCTCATTAGCCTTTGTCGTTTCTCTCGGCATTGGGTTTGCGATTGCAACGAGAATTTTAAATTTTATTAAAATGCAGCCTACCGCTGCAAATGTCGAATGGAACGTTTTCGGCTTTACGGACGGCATCATGATTTACTTTAAGTGTGCGTTGCTGTTGGCGATTTTAATCACGCTGCCGATTGCCTTGCACCAGATTTGGCTGTTCGTCAGACCTGGCTTATCACAAGCGGAAGCAAAAGGGACCGCATGGTTCATTCCGGCCTCTTTCTTTTTATTCCTGGCAGGGGTAAGTTTCAGTTATTTCATCATGTTCCCGATGATGTTGAATTTCATGTCGAACATCAACCAATCCATCGGGGCGACCGAAACGTATGGGATGAATCAGTATTTCAGCTTTTTGTTTAATCTGGTCATACCGGTGGGCATTGTGTTTGAGATGCCGATCGTCATTATGTTCTTGACGAAGTTGGGAATTGTAACGCCGGCATCGCTGCGGAAAATGCGGAAAGTGGCATACTTCGGGCTTGTGGTCCTTGGGGTGCTGATCTCACCTCCGGACTTTATCTCGGATATTTTGATCATCGTACCGCTTCTCATCTTGTTTGAAGTCAGCATCGTCATTTCGAGCTGGACGGTAAAACGCACGAACAAAAGAGTTGCAGAAATGGCGTTAAAAGAATAA